A window of the Desulfobacula toluolica Tol2 genome harbors these coding sequences:
- the hutU gene encoding urocanate hydratase, whose translation MNNREKLLTDLKIGCGVARPVRAPRGTQLHCKGWQQEAALRMLCNNLDPDNGENPDELIVYGGLGKAARNWTCFDAIVRTLLDLENDETLLVQSGKPVGVLKTHENAPRVLIANSNIVPQWANWDTFHELDKKGLIMYGQMTAGSWIYIGTQGILQGTYETFASLGLKHYNSDLTGKIVVTAGLGGMGGAQPLSITMANGVAICVEIDPDRIKKRLEKHYLDIEVSHLDKAIFKAKEAARIGKPLSIGLCANIGDILPAMIQKGFVPDVITDQTSAHDELNGYFPQGLSFKAALQLRKTDPERYKDMALNSMADHVRAILAIQKKGAVAFDYGNNLRAQAMKRGVDNAMDYPGFVPAYIRELFCQGEGPFRWAALSGDPEDIKVTDRELVKLFPEKTKMINWLKMAGEKVEHMGLPTRICWLGYGEREKAGKLFNDLVRDKKVKAPIVIGRDHLDCGSVASPYRETEAMKDGSDVVADWALLNCMSNVASGATWVSFHDGGGVGIGYALHAGQVTVADGTLAAEKRVTMVLRNDPATGIIRHADAGYETAIDVANTKGVKLPMINMH comes from the coding sequence ATGAATAACAGGGAAAAACTTTTAACAGACCTGAAGATCGGATGCGGGGTTGCCCGTCCTGTCCGAGCGCCCCGGGGCACACAACTGCACTGCAAGGGCTGGCAACAGGAAGCAGCCCTGCGCATGCTGTGCAACAATCTCGACCCTGATAACGGTGAAAACCCGGATGAATTAATCGTCTACGGCGGTCTTGGCAAAGCTGCAAGAAACTGGACCTGCTTTGATGCCATTGTCAGAACCCTGCTGGATCTTGAAAATGATGAAACCCTGCTGGTACAGTCGGGAAAACCAGTGGGTGTATTAAAAACCCATGAAAATGCACCACGGGTACTGATTGCCAATTCAAACATCGTTCCCCAATGGGCCAATTGGGACACATTCCATGAGCTGGACAAAAAAGGGCTGATCATGTATGGACAGATGACAGCGGGTTCATGGATTTATATCGGCACCCAGGGCATCCTTCAAGGCACCTATGAGACCTTTGCCTCCCTGGGATTAAAACATTACAATTCCGATTTGACCGGTAAAATCGTCGTTACAGCAGGACTTGGCGGAATGGGCGGGGCACAGCCCCTTTCCATTACCATGGCAAACGGGGTGGCCATCTGTGTTGAGATTGACCCTGACCGCATCAAAAAAAGGCTTGAAAAACACTACCTGGACATTGAAGTATCACATCTTGACAAAGCTATTTTTAAAGCAAAAGAGGCGGCAAGAATCGGCAAACCGCTTTCCATCGGCCTGTGCGCCAATATCGGAGATATCCTGCCTGCCATGATACAAAAAGGCTTTGTCCCGGATGTAATCACCGATCAGACAAGTGCCCATGATGAACTAAACGGATATTTCCCCCAAGGTCTGTCCTTTAAAGCCGCTTTACAACTTCGAAAAACCGACCCTGAAAGATACAAGGACATGGCTCTTAACTCCATGGCCGATCATGTTAGGGCCATTTTAGCAATACAGAAAAAAGGAGCTGTTGCCTTTGATTATGGAAATAATTTAAGGGCCCAGGCCATGAAACGGGGAGTTGACAATGCCATGGATTACCCGGGATTTGTTCCGGCCTATATCCGGGAGCTTTTTTGTCAAGGAGAAGGGCCTTTCAGATGGGCAGCCCTGTCCGGAGATCCTGAAGACATAAAGGTAACTGACCGGGAGCTTGTCAAACTGTTTCCTGAAAAAACAAAAATGATCAACTGGCTGAAAATGGCCGGGGAAAAAGTGGAACATATGGGACTTCCCACAAGAATCTGCTGGCTGGGATATGGTGAACGGGAAAAAGCCGGTAAATTGTTCAATGATCTGGTCAGGGACAAAAAGGTCAAAGCCCCCATTGTTATTGGCAGGGACCATCTGGACTGCGGATCTGTGGCATCCCCCTATAGAGAAACCGAAGCCATGAAAGACGGGTCTGATGTGGTGGCGGACTGGGCTTTATTAAACTGCATGAGCAATGTGGCATCCGGTGCCACATGGGTTTCCTTTCATGACGGAGGAGGCGTGGGGATCGGATATGCCCTCCATGCAGGCCAGGTCACAGTGGCTGACGGCACCTTGGCAGCAGAAAAAAGAGTGACAATGGTTCTTAGAAATGATCCGGCCACCGGTATTATCCGCCATGCCGATGCAGGATATGAAACCGCCATTGATGTGGCCAATACAAAAGGTGTCAAACTGCCCATGATCAATATGCATTAA